The Streptomyces sp. NBC_00576 genome contains the following window.
ACGTGCAGACCTCGACGCGGCCTCCGTCGCGGACCGGGGCGAGTCCGCGGTGGGCGCGGACCTTCTCGGCCGGGAGGCGGGTCAGAGGCATGCGCTGGGTGAGGAGGCGGGTGGCGGTCAGCGGGGTGGCGGCCGAGCGGCGGGAGGTCCTGAGGACCTCGACCGGGGCAGGGCGGCCGTCCGCGCGCGGGAAGGCGTCCGGGAAATCCAGGATGCCGTTGACGTCCGCCCCGCGGAACGCGTAGATCGACTGGTCGGGGTCACCGAGGGCGACGAGTGTCCGGCCGCCTCCGGCGAGCGCGTGCAGCAGCCGTACCTGCGCCGGGTCGGTGTCCTGGTACTCGTCCACGTAGACGGCGTCGTAGCGGGCGGCGAGCTGCCCGGCGGTGTCGGGGCGGCACGCGAGGAGTACCGCGCGGTGCACGAGTTCCGCGTAGTCGAGGACTCCTTGCATGTCGAGTACGTCGAGGTACTCGGCGAGGAAGGCGGCAGCGGCGCGCCAGTCGGGGCGGCCGATGCGCCGGGCGAAGGCGTCCAGGGCGTCGGGGCCGAGGCCCAGTTCGCGGCTGCGGGCGAGAACCGCGCGGACCTCGTCGGCGAAGCCGCGGGTGGTGAGGCAGGCGCGCAGTTCGTCCGGCCAGCGCACATGGGCGAGCCCGAGCCGCTCCAGGTCGGGCTGGCCGGCGAGCAGTCCCCGTACGGCCACGTCCTGTTCGGGGCCGGAGAGCAGCCGCAGGGGTTCCACGAACAGGTCGCTGTCCTGGTGGGCGCGGACCAGGGCGTAGCAGAAGGAGTGGAAGGTCGTCGCGCGGGGAGCGCGGGCGGCTCCGATGCGCAGTGCCATGCGGTCGCGCAGTTCGACGGCCGCCTTGCGACTGAACGTGAGGACGAGGATCCGCTCGGGGTCTCCGCCGCGGGCGATCCTGGCCGCCACCGACTCGACGAGTGTGGTGGTTTTCCCGGTTCCCGGGCCTGCGAGGACGAGCAGTGGTCCCCGCGCGTGGTCAACCACCGCGCGCTGTGCGGCGTCCAGACGAGGGGGATCCTGCCGCGTGGGCGGGTTACGCACCAGTCGGTAAGCGCCACGGTTCCCCTGTCGCCCCTGGGGGTGCGACAGGCGCCTGGTGGAGGAAGAGGAGCTCACGTGGTTCGCCGGTCCTGGTGGGTGTGCCATCTATCACTGTCGGCGCGAAGCGCCGTCGTTGAGGGGTGGTGGTCGGGTGCCGGATGGGATGAGCGGCACGCGTGGAGAACGGTGGCCTGGAGGTGAGGGGGGTGGGTGCGGCCGACGCTACGCCGCCGGGCGGTTGGGAAGCAGGGCTTCCGTATGTTCCCTCCGGCCTCGCGCGCCACCCGGGCCCCTCGCCCCACGAACGTACGCCATGGCACGGACGTGCCCGGTATACCCCGTACGGGCCACAGGTCCCCCTGATGCCCGCCGGATGGCGGAAGCTGTCAGGTGTGCCTCTCCGCCCGCTCGCCGCCGTCCCACCGCGCCCGTCTCATGTCGAGGCGCGGCAGATGCCCCTCGGCGGACGTGCTCGCCTCCTTCAAGGGTGTGCCCTCCGCGCGGTAGTGGTCGAGGGCTTCCAGTTCGTGGCCCGGGAGCAGGACGCCGTCCGCGCGGACGACCCGCCACCACGGAACAGCCCCTCCGTAGAGGGCCATCACGCGCCCGACCTGGCGCGGTCCGCCCTCCTCCAGCCATTCGGCCACGTCGCCGTAGGTCATGACACGCCCGGGCGGGATCTGTTCCGCGGCCTCCAGGGCCCGCTCGGCGTACTCCGGCAGGGCGTCCACCGGAAGGCTCTCGTCGCTCATCCGACCCATCCTGCCCCACCCCACCGACAATGTGACGAGGCGGCGACCGTCGGTATCCCTCGCCCCGGAGCGGCGCTTGCGGCAGACTGTGCGCCCTCGCATCGCACCCTGATGCCCCTGTGTGTCAGTGGGGCATGCCACCATCGTGCGGGCGGTGACCGGTGATACGAGACCAAGAAGAGACCATGAAGCATCAGGGCGTGCACCCCGAAGGCGCGGAGGACACCTCTGAGGTCTCGTCGCGCCCCGGTGCCGACGGCGTCGGCCACGAGGACGAGCGGACACCGGCCGGACCGGCCGTCGACTGCGCCGACGAAGACGCCCACGCCGAGGAGGTCGAGGGCGACGAACCGCTGCTCCCCGCGCGCGTGCACCGCCCCTCCGATCTCATGCGGCTCCTGGCGGGCGTCTTCGCGATCGTCGTCCTGCTCGCGATCGCCGCGTTCGCCCACGGCACCACCTCGGGGCTCGAACAGGACATCAACAAGGGCACCGGCCAGGCACCCGACCTGCTGATCAAGATCGCGGGTCTGGCGTCGAGCATCGCGATCCTCCTGGTGCCTGTCGCCTTCGCGATCGAGCGGCTGATCAAGCGGGACGGGCTGCGGATCGCCGACGGTGTCCTCGCAGCGGTCCTTGCGCACGGGGTGACCCTCGCTACCGATCTGTGGGTCGCCAAGGCCGCCCCCGACTCCATCCAGGAGGCGCTGACCCAGCCCTCCCCCGGCGACATCCACGCCCTCACCGACCCGGTGCACGGCTATCTCGCGCCGGTCATCGCATACATGACGGCCGTCGGTATGTCCCGTCGGCCGCGTTGGCGCGCCGTGCTGTGGGTGGTGCTGCTGCTCGACGCCTTCTCGATGCTGGTCACCGGCTACACGACACCGTTCTCGATCATCCTGACGGTGCTGATCGGCTGGTCGGTGGCGTACGGGACGCTGTACGCGGTCGGCTCGCCGAACGTGCGTCCCACCGGGCGCAACCTGATGGCGGGCCTGCGGCACGTCGGTTTCCGCCCGGTGAGCGCGGCCCGTGAGGAGGTGCCGGAGACGACGGACAGCGGTGACCGCGGCCGACGGTACTTCGTCACCCTGGAGGACGGCCCTCCGCTGGACGTCACCGTGGTCGACCGCGAGCAACAGGCGCAGCACTTCTTCTATCGCATGTGGCGCAACATCACGCTGCGTGGCCTGGCCACGCGCAGCAGCCTCCAGTCGCTGCGCCAGGCGCTGGAGCAGGAGGCTCTCCTCGCCTACGCGGCGATCGCCGCCGGGGCCAACGCGCCCAAGCTGATCGCGACCTCCGAGCTCGGCCCCGACGCCGTGATGCTCGTCTACGAGCACACCGGAGGCCGCACGCTGGACTCGCTGAACGACGAGGACATCACCGACGAGCTGCTGCGCAACACCTGGCACCAGGTGAAGGCCCTGCAGTCGCGGCGCATCGCGCATCGCAGGCTGGTCGGCGAGGCGATTCTGGTGGATCGTTCCGGCAAAGTGATCCTCACTGACCTCCGGGTCGGCGAGATCGCGGCCGGGGACCTGCTGCTGCGCATGGACATCGCCCAGCTGGTGTCGACGCTGGGGCTGCGCGTGGGTGCCGAGCGCGCGGTGGCGTCGGCGGTCGGGGTGCTCGGCCCGGACGCGGTGGCGGACTGTCTGCCGATGCTCCAGCCCATCGCGCTGTCGCGCTCCACGCGCGCGACGCTGCGCAAACTCGCCCGCGAGCGCGCCCAGCGTCAGCGCGAGGCGGTCCTGGAGGCGTCCCAGCTGGCCAAACAGGCCCGGCTTGAGGCAACCCAAGCCGATGCCCGGCCCGTCGTACTGGAAAAGCCCGACAAGAAGGCCGTCCGGGCGGAGCAGCGAGCCGAGAAGCGGGCCATCGACGAGGCCCTGGAGGGGGCCCGCGAAGAAGATCTGCTCACCCAGATCCGCCACCAGGTACTGCTGATCAGACCCCAGGCGCCGGTCGAACCGGCCCGGCTGGAACGGGTGAGACCCCGCACGCTGATCAGCTTCATCGCCGGCGCGTTCGGCGCGTACTTCCTGCTCTCCCAGCTCACCCACATCGAGTTCGGCACTCTGTTCGACAATGCCGAGTGGGGCTGGGTCATCGCGGCCGTGCTGTTCTCGGCGTTGAGTTACTTCGCCGCGGCGATGAGTCTGCTCGGTTTCGTCCCGGAGCGGGTGCCGTTCATGCGGACCGTGGCGGCGCAGGTCGCCGGGTCGTTCGTGAAGATCGTCGCGCCCGCGGCGGTGGGCGGCGTCGCCCTCAACACTCGTTTCCTGCAGCGCGCGGGCGTGCGGCCGGGGCTCGCGGTGGCCAGCGTCGGCGCGTCGCAGCTGTTCGGGCTCGGCTGCCACATCCTGATGCTGCTGTCGTTCGGCTACCTGACGGGCACCGAGAAGACACCGTCGCTGTCGCCGTCCCGGACGGTCATCGCGGGTCTGCTGACCGTCGCGGTGCTCGTCCTCGTGGTGACCTCGGTGCCGTTCCTGCGGAAATTCATCGCCACGCGCGTGAGGTCGCTGTTCGCCGGTGTCATCCCGCGCATGCTGGATGTTCTGCAGCGCCCCCAGAAGCTGGTCACCGGTATCGGCGGCATGTTGCTGCTGACCGCGTGCTTCGTGATGTGCCTGGACGCGTCGATCCGGGCGTTCGGCGACGAGTCGACCTCGCTCAGCCTCGCCAGCGTGGCCGTCGTCTTCCTCGCCGGAAACGCGCTGGGGTCCGCGGCGCCGACTCCCGGTGGTGTGGGCGCGGTCGAGGCGACCCTGACGGTCGGTCTGATCGCCGTGGGCCTCCCCAAGGAGGTCGCCGCCCCCGCCGTGCTGCTCTACCGGCTGCTGACCCTGTGGATTCCGGTGCTGCCCGGCTGGCTGTTCTTCAACCACCTGACGAGGAAGGGCTCCCTCTAGGGAGAGCGACTTCGTGCCGATACTCCCTGGGGCGCGCGGTACCTCGTACGGCTCGCGCCCCGAGCGCCCCACGGGGTACCACCGCAGGATGGGGGCATGCCCAGACCCTTCCGGCCGCGTGCCGCTGTCCTGACGGTCACCGCGCTCATGCTGTCGTCACTGATAGCGGGGTGCAGCGACGATTCCGGACCCGCGGACGAGGATCTGCCGGCCCAGAAGCTGAGTTGGAAGGACTGTCCCGCGCCGTCCGGGTCGGAGGGCGGTGGCGAGGCCCCGTCCCCGCTGCCGGGCGGCGACACCTGGCAGTGCGCCACCATGAAGGCACCGCTGGACTGGGCCGAACCGAAGGGCGACACGATCGGGCTCGCGCTGATCCGGGCGAGGGCCGGCGGCAGCACGAGCAAGCGCATCGGATCCCTGATATTCAACTTCGGCGGGCCCGGCGGCTCGGGAGTCAGCGCGCTCCCCTCGTTCGGCGCGGACTACGCGGCCCTGCGCACGCGCTACGACCTGGTGAGCTTCGATCCACGCGGGGTCGGCCGCAGCGCGGGTGTGCAGTGCGAGGACGACGAACAGCTCGACGTGTACTTCCAGCAGGACACGACACCCGACGACGCCGCCGAGCGTGCCGATCTGCTGGACAGCACACGGAAGTTCAACGCGGCCTGCGAGAAGCACTCCAAAAGGGTGCTGCCGCATGTGCGGACCACCGACGCGGCTCGTGACCTGGATCTGATGCGCCAGGTCCTCGGCGACGACAAGCTGCACTACTTCGGCATCTCGTACGGCACCGAACTCGGCGGCGTCTACGCCCACCTGTTCCCCAAAAAGGTGGGCCGTGCGGTCTTCGACGCGGTCGTCGACCCGACCCAGACCCCTGAACAGGGCTCGCTCGGACAGGCCAAGGGCTTCCAGCTCGCACTCGACAACTTCGCCGAGGACTGCGCCTCGAAGACCGAGGACTGCCCGGTCGGCGACACCCCACAGGACGTCAAGGATCGGATCGCCGAGCTCCTCAAGGACCTTGACGCGAAGCCGATCCCGGGCGTCTTCCCGCGCGAGCTGACCCAGAGCGCGGCGGCCAACGGCATCACGCAGGCGCTGTACTCCCAGGACCTGTGGCCCTACCTCATCCAGGGCCTTGAACAGGCGTACGACGGTGACGGCACGGTCCTGATGCTGCTGTCCGACTCGTTGAACGGACGCAGCCGGAACGGCGAGTACAGCAACATCACCGCGGCGAACACGGCCGTCAGCTGCTCCGACGCGAAGGCGCGCTACACCGTCGCGGACGTCGAGGCGAGGCTGCCCGAGTTCCGCGCCGCCTCGCCCCTGTTCGGCGACTTCATGGCCTGGTCCATGGTCCGCTGCACCGACTGGACCGTGCCCGGCGCCGCCGAGCACCCCGACGTCAGCGCGACCGGATCGGCGCCGATCCTCGTCGTCGGCAACACCGGCGACCCGGCCACGCCGTACGAGGGCGCGCGGAAAATGGTGGGGGCGCTGGGTGAGGGCGTGGGTGTCGAGCTGACGTACAAGGGGCAGGGGCATGGCGCGTACGACAGCGGGAACCGTTGCGTACTCACGGCGGTGAACAGCTATCTGCTGAACGGGAAGGTACCGGCACCAGGTACCGTCTGCACCTAGAAATTGCAGGTCAGAACGTTATCCACAGGCTGATACGGCCTCGACGCGATCCGCCTACCATGGCCGGAACGCCATCCGCTG
Protein-coding sequences here:
- a CDS encoding MGMT family protein, with the protein product MSDESLPVDALPEYAERALEAAEQIPPGRVMTYGDVAEWLEEGGPRQVGRVMALYGGAVPWWRVVRADGVLLPGHELEALDHYRAEGTPLKEASTSAEGHLPRLDMRRARWDGGERAERHT
- a CDS encoding lysylphosphatidylglycerol synthase domain-containing protein codes for the protein MKHQGVHPEGAEDTSEVSSRPGADGVGHEDERTPAGPAVDCADEDAHAEEVEGDEPLLPARVHRPSDLMRLLAGVFAIVVLLAIAAFAHGTTSGLEQDINKGTGQAPDLLIKIAGLASSIAILLVPVAFAIERLIKRDGLRIADGVLAAVLAHGVTLATDLWVAKAAPDSIQEALTQPSPGDIHALTDPVHGYLAPVIAYMTAVGMSRRPRWRAVLWVVLLLDAFSMLVTGYTTPFSIILTVLIGWSVAYGTLYAVGSPNVRPTGRNLMAGLRHVGFRPVSAAREEVPETTDSGDRGRRYFVTLEDGPPLDVTVVDREQQAQHFFYRMWRNITLRGLATRSSLQSLRQALEQEALLAYAAIAAGANAPKLIATSELGPDAVMLVYEHTGGRTLDSLNDEDITDELLRNTWHQVKALQSRRIAHRRLVGEAILVDRSGKVILTDLRVGEIAAGDLLLRMDIAQLVSTLGLRVGAERAVASAVGVLGPDAVADCLPMLQPIALSRSTRATLRKLARERAQRQREAVLEASQLAKQARLEATQADARPVVLEKPDKKAVRAEQRAEKRAIDEALEGAREEDLLTQIRHQVLLIRPQAPVEPARLERVRPRTLISFIAGAFGAYFLLSQLTHIEFGTLFDNAEWGWVIAAVLFSALSYFAAAMSLLGFVPERVPFMRTVAAQVAGSFVKIVAPAAVGGVALNTRFLQRAGVRPGLAVASVGASQLFGLGCHILMLLSFGYLTGTEKTPSLSPSRTVIAGLLTVAVLVLVVTSVPFLRKFIATRVRSLFAGVIPRMLDVLQRPQKLVTGIGGMLLLTACFVMCLDASIRAFGDESTSLSLASVAVVFLAGNALGSAAPTPGGVGAVEATLTVGLIAVGLPKEVAAPAVLLYRLLTLWIPVLPGWLFFNHLTRKGSL
- a CDS encoding alpha/beta hydrolase; the encoded protein is MPRPFRPRAAVLTVTALMLSSLIAGCSDDSGPADEDLPAQKLSWKDCPAPSGSEGGGEAPSPLPGGDTWQCATMKAPLDWAEPKGDTIGLALIRARAGGSTSKRIGSLIFNFGGPGGSGVSALPSFGADYAALRTRYDLVSFDPRGVGRSAGVQCEDDEQLDVYFQQDTTPDDAAERADLLDSTRKFNAACEKHSKRVLPHVRTTDAARDLDLMRQVLGDDKLHYFGISYGTELGGVYAHLFPKKVGRAVFDAVVDPTQTPEQGSLGQAKGFQLALDNFAEDCASKTEDCPVGDTPQDVKDRIAELLKDLDAKPIPGVFPRELTQSAAANGITQALYSQDLWPYLIQGLEQAYDGDGTVLMLLSDSLNGRSRNGEYSNITAANTAVSCSDAKARYTVADVEARLPEFRAASPLFGDFMAWSMVRCTDWTVPGAAEHPDVSATGSAPILVVGNTGDPATPYEGARKMVGALGEGVGVELTYKGQGHGAYDSGNRCVLTAVNSYLLNGKVPAPGTVCT